The following coding sequences lie in one Flavobacterium sediminis genomic window:
- a CDS encoding DUF4197 domain-containing protein: MKKLVLFFLVFSLSACSEMQQVLDQLPQAGTLSQTDIGNGLKEALDNGISKQVSKLTATDGFYKNAAVKILLPEELQKVDKTLRDIGLSSLADEGIKMLNRAAEDAVKEATPIFVDAVKQMTFTDAKNILMGTDDSATLYLENTTSTALYSKFSPVIQNSFAKVGADKIWTNIITKYNSIPLVKKVNPDLTDYTTNKAMEGVFKMIAVEEKNIRTDLSSRTSDLLKKVFALQDSK, encoded by the coding sequence ATGAAAAAACTAGTTTTATTTTTTTTAGTATTTAGTCTTTCTGCTTGCTCTGAGATGCAACAAGTACTGGATCAACTACCGCAAGCCGGAACATTGAGTCAAACAGATATTGGTAACGGTTTGAAAGAAGCTTTAGACAACGGTATTTCTAAACAGGTTTCCAAACTAACGGCAACCGACGGCTTTTATAAAAATGCCGCAGTTAAGATCTTACTTCCGGAAGAACTACAGAAAGTAGACAAAACCCTTAGAGATATAGGATTATCAAGCTTAGCAGATGAAGGTATTAAAATGCTAAACAGAGCTGCTGAAGATGCTGTTAAAGAAGCAACTCCTATTTTTGTTGACGCTGTAAAACAGATGACTTTTACAGATGCTAAAAATATTTTGATGGGAACTGACGATTCGGCTACTCTATATCTGGAAAACACTACTTCTACTGCTTTATATTCTAAATTCAGTCCGGTTATCCAAAATTCTTTTGCAAAAGTAGGTGCTGATAAAATATGGACCAATATCATTACTAAATACAACAGCATTCCATTGGTCAAAAAAGTAAATCCGGATTTAACAGATTACACGACTAATAAAGCTATGGAAGGCGTGTTTAAAATGATCGCTGTGGAAGAGAAAAATATACGAACCGACTTGTCTTCAAGGACTAGTGATTTATTAAAAAAAGTTTTTGCTTTACAAGATTCAAAATAG
- a CDS encoding ABC transporter substrate-binding protein produces MAKTLKDQLGTEHIFETTPKRIVSLVPSQTELLYDLGLEDSIVGITKFCIHPFHLKSTKTIVGGTKNVKIDKIMALQPDVIIANKEENTLEIVESLKGICPVWVTDIISVEDNLKMIEDLGLLFNKRVEAQKWLDKIKFAHQDFLQFVQDQPEKKVAYFIWANPYMVAGNDTFINTLLKLNKWNNIYEAKEGRYPEVELKKMRLEGDPDFVFLSSEPFPFKDEHAFEVGRFTHHAKTAFVDGEMFSWYGTHLFRAFDYFKKIHQRLQ; encoded by the coding sequence GTGGCAAAAACACTAAAAGACCAACTAGGGACAGAACATATTTTTGAAACAACACCTAAAAGAATAGTTTCTTTGGTACCTTCACAAACCGAATTGCTATATGATTTAGGCTTAGAAGATTCAATAGTAGGAATTACTAAATTCTGCATCCATCCTTTTCATCTGAAATCGACCAAAACGATAGTAGGAGGAACAAAGAATGTTAAAATTGACAAGATTATGGCCTTACAGCCTGATGTGATTATTGCCAACAAGGAAGAAAATACATTAGAGATTGTCGAATCATTGAAAGGCATTTGTCCGGTTTGGGTAACAGATATTATCTCTGTTGAAGATAATTTAAAAATGATCGAGGATTTGGGACTTCTGTTTAACAAAAGAGTGGAAGCTCAAAAATGGCTTGATAAGATCAAATTTGCGCATCAGGATTTTTTGCAGTTTGTACAAGATCAGCCGGAAAAGAAAGTAGCTTATTTTATCTGGGCTAATCCATATATGGTAGCCGGCAATGATACATTCATCAATACGCTCTTAAAACTTAATAAGTGGAACAATATTTATGAAGCTAAAGAAGGACGTTATCCGGAAGTTGAATTGAAAAAAATGAGACTGGAAGGCGATCCTGATTTTGTATTTTTGTCTTCAGAGCCTTTCCCGTTCAAAGACGAACATGCTTTTGAAGTAGGAAGATTTACCCATCACGCTAAGACTGCTTTTGTAGACGGTGAAATGTTTTCCTGGTATGGTACTCATTTGTTCAGAGCCTTTGACTACTTTAAAAAGATACACCAAAGATTACAATAA
- the pyrF gene encoding orotidine-5'-phosphate decarboxylase has product MTTRQLIEQIRSKKSFLCVGLDVDLNKIPSHLLNTEDPIFEFNKAIIDATHDLCVSYKPNTAFYEAYGIKGWQSLQKTIDYINEKYPEIFTIADAKRGDIGNTSTMYAKAFFEDLQFDSVTVAPYMGKDSVEPFLAFENKHTILLALTSNEGAFDFQTLETNHKELYKQVLETSKSWKNSQNLMYVVGATKAEYFAEIRKIIPDSFLLVPGVGAQGGNLQDVCQYGMNDTIGLLINSSRGIIYASNGNNFAEKAREEALKLQQQMKQILEK; this is encoded by the coding sequence ATGACAACACGGCAACTTATTGAACAGATCAGAAGCAAAAAATCATTTTTGTGTGTAGGACTGGATGTAGACCTGAATAAAATTCCCAGCCACCTGTTAAATACTGAAGATCCGATCTTTGAATTCAACAAGGCAATTATTGACGCAACGCATGATTTGTGCGTTTCATATAAGCCTAATACCGCTTTTTATGAAGCTTATGGAATCAAAGGTTGGCAATCACTGCAAAAAACGATTGACTATATCAATGAAAAGTATCCGGAAATATTTACTATAGCGGACGCCAAACGCGGAGATATAGGTAATACATCCACAATGTATGCTAAAGCATTCTTTGAAGACTTACAGTTTGATTCGGTTACAGTAGCACCTTATATGGGAAAAGATTCTGTAGAACCTTTTTTAGCATTTGAAAATAAGCACACCATCTTATTAGCATTAACCTCAAATGAAGGCGCTTTTGATTTTCAAACATTAGAAACCAATCATAAAGAATTATACAAGCAAGTATTGGAAACGTCTAAAAGTTGGAAGAATTCGCAAAACTTAATGTACGTTGTCGGAGCAACCAAAGCTGAATATTTTGCAGAGATCCGAAAAATAATTCCCGATAGCTTTTTGTTGGTTCCCGGAGTTGGAGCGCAAGGAGGAAATTTACAGGATGTATGCCAGTACGGGATGAATGATACCATAGGTTTGCTCATCAATTCTTCAAGAGGAATTATTTATGCGTCCAATGGAAATAATTTCGCAGAAAAAGCAAGAGAAGAAGCTTTAAAACTGCAACAACAAATGAAACAGATTTTAGAAAAATAA
- a CDS encoding helix-turn-helix domain-containing protein, with product MKLFFKVDHTILAQKVLNEKLSSFGIKYNLINTNEVLFLETVSTEQYEAIRKIVSEYGFEVIEDSKNVLVQKIKDVIIEMVLQEEGINVKVSTYLSEKLGHSYGYLSNLFSETTYTSIENFVILQKIEHAKQLIVNTDLSLTEIAFKLNYSSVAHLSTQFKNTTGITPSAFQRIIEKRRELVSKNIH from the coding sequence ATGAAACTATTTTTTAAAGTAGACCATACTATTCTTGCTCAAAAGGTGCTAAATGAAAAGCTATCTTCTTTTGGGATCAAATACAATTTAATAAACACTAATGAAGTATTATTTCTGGAAACCGTGTCTACCGAACAATACGAAGCTATCCGAAAGATCGTTAGCGAATATGGCTTTGAAGTCATCGAAGATTCAAAGAATGTTTTAGTCCAGAAGATCAAGGATGTTATTATTGAAATGGTTTTACAAGAAGAAGGCATCAATGTGAAAGTTTCAACCTATTTATCCGAGAAACTTGGTCATAGCTATGGTTATTTGTCGAATCTGTTTTCTGAAACTACTTATACATCCATTGAGAATTTTGTTATCCTTCAAAAAATAGAACACGCAAAACAATTAATAGTCAATACAGATCTAAGTTTAACAGAAATTGCTTTTAAACTCAATTATTCGAGTGTGGCTCATTTAAGTACCCAATTTAAAAATACAACCGGAATAACACCCTCTGCTTTTCAACGGATCATTGAAAAACGCAGGGAATTAGTATCGAAAAACATTCACTAA
- a CDS encoding response regulator, producing MQKDFLLITLADDDEDDRMFFTDAFEELKINTVVNTFENGQELMDFLNHPESVLPNIIFLDLNMPIKNGMDCLKEIKQNDRLKDIAIAIYSTSSSDADVEETFVLGANIYIKKPSDFNMLKKVLNDVVTLNWQYYTSGLKKENFLLKL from the coding sequence ATGCAAAAAGATTTTTTACTAATCACTTTGGCTGATGACGATGAAGATGACAGAATGTTTTTTACTGACGCCTTTGAGGAACTCAAAATTAATACTGTAGTAAATACTTTTGAAAACGGACAAGAATTAATGGATTTCTTAAACCATCCGGAAAGTGTTTTACCGAACATTATTTTTCTCGACTTAAACATGCCGATCAAGAACGGTATGGATTGCTTAAAAGAGATCAAACAGAACGATCGCTTAAAAGATATTGCAATTGCTATATATTCTACTTCTTCATCGGATGCCGATGTGGAAGAAACGTTTGTTTTAGGAGCTAACATCTATATTAAAAAACCTAGTGATTTTAATATGTTGAAAAAGGTTCTTAATGATGTAGTAACCCTGAACTGGCAATATTATACATCAGGATTGAAGAAAGAAAACTTTTTACTGAAACTATAG
- a CDS encoding CHASE3 domain-containing protein translates to MLNSKFFNSFSFIKGIFYTALFVLIFLASITYRHIKELENIRESMLKTYEVSLELEKLISYIKDAETSDRGFVLSNDSTFLEPYSNARDKVNNSFFILRKATEKDTLQQVHLNTIYNLVDRRFVYFKKEFSTRYEFQDNLRTGKQIMDSLRLEVNQMITNEKKQIHNNDRIYRISKSNTPLILFSTFLISILTIVLGYLKISKNYRRILKSNRQLKIYDELSNQSQKLGNYGTWIYHISKNEFLFSENYFNLFGLNPKTTPHKMDSFRTLIVTEDKEKYQKSFEDSLSRTDAPSITFKIKRKDTGELRYLRTKAKLITDKNGIKSLICTTRDITDDYKKALLIEERNQELEKTNMELLEFNHVASHDLQEPLRKIQTFISRIEDKETENLSENGKLYFDRIKSAASRMRILIDDLLQYSRSSRSQETFTSVDLNLMLSNSIAELSETISEQNADIRYPELPIVKGVEFQLEQLFTNLIGNAIKYRKPEVDPVIKITWEEITASKETDIADNTNRKYIKIKFADNGIGFEQEFAEKIFNLFQRLHSKTDYPGTGVGLAICKKIVENHRGYILAKSIPNEGTEFIIYLPS, encoded by the coding sequence ATGCTGAACTCTAAATTTTTCAACTCTTTTTCTTTTATAAAAGGAATTTTTTATACAGCGCTGTTTGTATTGATCTTTCTGGCCTCTATCACTTACAGGCATATCAAAGAGTTGGAAAACATTAGAGAATCCATGCTAAAAACCTATGAAGTTTCCTTGGAACTGGAAAAACTGATATCCTACATAAAAGATGCAGAGACCAGTGACAGAGGTTTTGTGTTGTCAAATGACTCTACTTTTCTGGAGCCCTATTCTAATGCCAGAGATAAGGTCAACAATTCTTTTTTTATTTTAAGAAAAGCGACTGAAAAAGATACCTTGCAACAAGTGCATTTAAACACAATCTATAATTTAGTTGACAGACGATTCGTCTATTTCAAAAAAGAATTTTCTACCCGATATGAGTTTCAGGATAACCTGAGAACCGGAAAACAGATCATGGATTCACTTCGTCTGGAAGTCAATCAGATGATCACCAATGAAAAAAAACAGATTCATAACAACGACAGGATTTACAGAATAAGTAAATCCAACACTCCGTTAATTCTGTTCTCTACATTTTTAATCTCTATCTTAACGATTGTTCTCGGTTATCTTAAAATTTCTAAAAATTACAGACGCATCCTAAAATCAAACCGCCAATTAAAGATCTATGATGAGCTAAGTAATCAATCTCAGAAATTGGGTAATTACGGAACTTGGATCTATCATATCTCAAAAAACGAGTTCTTATTTTCAGAGAATTATTTTAATCTTTTCGGTCTAAATCCTAAAACCACTCCACATAAAATGGATTCTTTTCGGACACTTATCGTTACCGAAGATAAAGAAAAATATCAAAAAAGCTTTGAAGATAGTCTATCCCGTACTGATGCTCCTTCAATAACATTTAAGATCAAGAGAAAAGATACCGGCGAGTTACGTTATTTAAGAACTAAAGCAAAGCTTATCACGGATAAAAACGGAATAAAAAGTCTTATTTGTACTACACGGGATATTACTGATGATTACAAAAAAGCATTATTGATTGAAGAAAGAAACCAAGAGTTAGAAAAAACGAATATGGAATTGCTGGAATTCAATCATGTTGCCAGCCACGACCTTCAAGAACCCTTACGAAAAATACAAACTTTTATTTCCAGAATTGAAGACAAAGAAACCGAGAATCTTTCAGAAAACGGCAAGTTGTACTTTGACAGAATTAAAAGTGCCGCCAGTCGCATGCGCATATTGATCGATGATCTATTACAATATTCACGAAGTAGCCGCTCTCAGGAAACCTTTACATCTGTTGACTTAAACCTCATGCTCAGCAACTCCATTGCCGAGCTTTCCGAAACCATTTCAGAGCAAAATGCAGATATCCGGTATCCTGAATTACCTATCGTTAAAGGAGTGGAGTTTCAACTGGAGCAATTATTCACGAACCTGATCGGTAACGCCATCAAATACCGCAAACCGGAAGTTGATCCGGTCATAAAAATAACTTGGGAAGAAATTACGGCTTCAAAAGAAACGGATATTGCAGACAATACGAACCGTAAGTATATCAAAATAAAGTTCGCTGATAACGGAATCGGATTTGAACAAGAGTTTGCCGAGAAAATATTCAATCTTTTTCAACGATTGCATTCCAAAACAGATTATCCCGGAACGGGAGTAGGTCTTGCTATTTGTAAAAAAATAGTAGAAAACCACAGAGGCTACATATTGGCTAAAAGTATTCCGAATGAAGGAACCGAATTTATCATCTACCTCCCTTCTTAG
- a CDS encoding porin family protein: MKKKILNGIVLLGLIGYTTVVHSQSTTTASFGIKGGANFSNLYVDDVDDNNVLTGFNLGLFVNMPLNEVVSIQPEFLYSQKGAKLSYNNALATGEAKFRLNYLEVPVLLKLNVTPNFNLHAGPYIAYLVDSKVTNETNGGTFDFEQNINNDDLNTFDYGLSGGFGFDFSTISIGARYNYGLNTVGKKQNIGGTTYTFPDGKNSSVSVYMGIKF; this comes from the coding sequence ATGAAAAAGAAAATTTTAAACGGTATAGTTCTATTAGGCTTAATAGGCTATACAACGGTGGTTCACTCTCAATCAACTACAACCGCATCCTTTGGTATTAAAGGTGGAGCTAATTTCTCGAACCTTTATGTCGATGATGTTGACGACAACAACGTATTGACTGGTTTCAACTTAGGTTTATTTGTCAATATGCCTCTAAATGAAGTAGTCTCAATTCAACCTGAATTTTTGTATTCACAAAAAGGTGCTAAACTATCCTACAACAATGCATTAGCTACCGGAGAGGCTAAGTTCCGGTTGAACTATTTAGAAGTACCTGTATTATTGAAATTAAACGTTACGCCAAACTTTAACCTTCATGCCGGTCCATATATTGCTTACCTAGTCGATTCTAAAGTGACCAATGAAACAAACGGAGGGACATTTGACTTCGAACAAAATATCAATAACGACGATCTTAATACATTCGATTACGGACTTTCCGGCGGATTTGGATTTGACTTTTCAACTATATCCATCGGAGCGCGCTACAACTACGGACTCAATACCGTAGGAAAAAAACAAAACATCGGCGGAACCACTTATACTTTTCCGGATGGAAAAAACAGTTCCGTGAGTGTTTATATGGGAATTAAATTTTAA
- a CDS encoding lmo0937 family membrane protein gives MGNLLYLIAVILVILWALGLYVGSFGNLIHILLIIAIIAILLRIINNSRKI, from the coding sequence ATGGGAAATTTATTATATCTGATCGCAGTAATACTGGTAATACTATGGGCATTAGGATTATATGTAGGTTCATTCGGAAACTTAATTCATATCCTGTTGATTATAGCTATCATCGCCATTCTATTGCGAATTATTAACAACAGTCGAAAAATTTAA
- a CDS encoding OmpA family protein, whose protein sequence is MKKTILIALSAVLLVQCNAVKNSNNTQRGAVIGAAGGAVIGGILGNNLGKGGKGATGAILGGVIGGVAGGLIGRKMDKQAREIQEQLPGAQVERVGEGIKLTLNENAIRFNLNESSLTSTAKANLDKLVPVFKDYNDTNIIIYGHTDSSGNDDYNMTLSVKRAESVKNYLIAKGLSGSRFEIVGMGETEPIDTNETKESMANNRRVEFAIIANENMVQQAQQEAQN, encoded by the coding sequence ATGAAAAAAACAATTTTAATAGCATTATCGGCTGTATTATTGGTACAGTGTAATGCGGTGAAGAATTCAAACAATACACAACGAGGGGCTGTGATCGGTGCAGCAGGAGGTGCCGTGATCGGAGGTATTTTAGGAAACAACTTAGGAAAAGGCGGAAAAGGTGCTACCGGAGCTATTTTAGGAGGTGTTATCGGTGGAGTCGCCGGAGGATTAATCGGGCGAAAAATGGACAAGCAAGCACGTGAAATTCAGGAACAATTACCAGGAGCACAAGTAGAACGTGTCGGAGAAGGTATTAAACTGACTTTAAATGAGAATGCAATTCGATTCAATTTAAACGAATCGTCTTTGACCAGTACAGCTAAAGCTAATTTAGATAAATTAGTTCCGGTCTTTAAAGATTACAATGACACTAACATTATCATCTACGGACATACAGATAGTTCCGGAAACGATGATTACAATATGACCTTATCGGTTAAAAGAGCCGAATCCGTAAAAAACTACCTGATTGCCAAAGGACTTTCCGGTTCGCGATTTGAAATTGTAGGTATGGGAGAAACCGAACCTATCGATACCAATGAAACGAAAGAAAGCATGGCCAATAACAGAAGGGTTGAATTTGCTATTATTGCCAATGAAAATATGGTACAGCAAGCACAACAGGAAGCACAAAACTAA
- the prfA gene encoding peptide chain release factor 1 → MLEKLQYVKQRFDEISDLIIQPDVIADQKRYVQLNKEYKDLKALVEKREEYINVTGNIKEAKEIIADGSDAEMVEMAKMQLDEAQERLPQLEEEIKFMLIPKDPEDAKNVMVEIRAGTGGDEASIFAGDLYRMYTKYCEGRGWRTSVVDLNEGTAGGYKEIVFEVNGEDVYGTLKFEAGVHRVQRVPQTETQGRVHTSAATVMVLPEAEEFDVQIDMNDVRIDLFCSSGPGGQSVNTTKSAVRMTHIPTGLVAQCQDEKSQHKNKDKALQVLRSRLYEMELAKKQEEDAKKRNSQVSSGDRSAKIRTYNYPQGRVTDHRIGLTIYDLDGVMNGNLQKIIDELQLVANTEKLKESEVY, encoded by the coding sequence ATGTTAGAAAAGTTGCAATATGTAAAACAACGTTTTGATGAGATTTCAGATCTGATCATTCAACCTGATGTAATCGCAGATCAGAAGCGATATGTACAGTTGAATAAGGAATACAAAGATCTGAAAGCACTTGTTGAAAAGCGCGAGGAGTACATTAATGTTACCGGAAATATAAAAGAGGCTAAAGAAATTATTGCAGACGGATCGGATGCAGAAATGGTGGAAATGGCCAAAATGCAACTGGATGAAGCTCAGGAGCGTTTGCCTCAGTTAGAGGAAGAGATCAAATTTATGTTGATTCCTAAAGACCCTGAAGATGCTAAAAATGTAATGGTTGAGATCCGTGCGGGAACGGGTGGTGATGAGGCATCAATTTTTGCAGGAGATCTATATAGAATGTATACCAAATATTGCGAAGGCAGAGGTTGGAGAACTTCAGTAGTAGACTTGAATGAAGGAACTGCCGGTGGTTATAAAGAGATCGTTTTTGAAGTGAACGGTGAAGACGTTTACGGAACTTTGAAATTTGAAGCCGGTGTGCATCGTGTGCAACGTGTTCCGCAAACTGAAACTCAGGGAAGGGTACATACCTCGGCGGCTACAGTGATGGTATTGCCAGAAGCAGAAGAGTTTGACGTGCAAATTGATATGAATGATGTGCGTATTGATTTGTTTTGTTCGTCAGGTCCCGGTGGTCAGTCGGTAAATACAACTAAATCTGCAGTGCGTATGACACATATTCCTACGGGATTAGTGGCGCAATGTCAGGATGAAAAATCACAGCATAAGAATAAAGATAAAGCTTTACAGGTATTACGTTCTCGTTTGTACGAAATGGAATTGGCTAAGAAGCAGGAAGAAGATGCTAAGAAACGTAATTCGCAAGTAAGTTCGGGTGACCGTTCGGCTAAGATCAGAACGTACAATTATCCTCAAGGTCGTGTGACGGATCATAGAATCGGGTTGACGATTTATGATTTGGATGGTGTAATGAACGGAAATCTCCAAAAGATAATTGATGAGTTGCAATTAGTAGCTAATACAGAAAAATTAAAAGAGTCTGAAGTATATTAA
- a CDS encoding TonB-dependent siderophore receptor: MKNKILILAISSIAISGWTQEKQKDSIKSLKEVVVSGTPNKYVVKEPSNSLRLQTEIEKIPQNIQVITKDAIDNQNIINMMESVTRNVSGAQMIEHWGHFARINMRGFKLPAFRNGMNVELPWGPLSEDMSMVERIEFVKGPSGFMMSAGEPGGFYNVVTKKPTKNKIRELSFTTGSYNTYRGTIDLGGALSKDGKFQYRLNGMYQNLESQREFEKSNRYSIVPSFRYEFSDNTTVTTEVTYQKAKQMIGAAYVFAPASAGYGSLDRDFSILDKDFPMSTIEEVSFLTNITHKFNENWSVAGQYMIMQYSGTGSSLWAYSMAENGDLLRYLSIWDALSTNQLAQIYTNGTFNTGFIKHKVMGGIDSRNLSYYADWGQYGLIDDPANPFNIYNPVYGNAVYPEFDRSQSVKERGAANHQGADLYSAYAQDELNFLDEKLRLTIATRYTEGKTFAYGAESKEARFTPRFGLSYDILKGFTAYALYDQSFAPQYGASATGEKFDPVLGTDIEGGLKKSWFKGKLNTGLTVYQITKENVLVNDPENPNFSIQLGEIQSKGIEFDMQGQITPELNIILNYANTDVEITKDSDPANVGTKVAGFAKHITNGWINYNFKKDSFLKGFGISAGYQYQVDRSSWNWGADNESELPDYFRLDGAISWKNQHFSATLTINNILDEYLYSGSNYGTYLYWQSEPGINGRITVAYRF, from the coding sequence ATGAAAAATAAAATACTCATCTTAGCTATTAGTTCAATTGCCATTTCAGGTTGGACACAGGAAAAACAAAAAGACAGCATAAAAAGTTTAAAAGAAGTTGTCGTGAGTGGCACACCGAATAAATATGTCGTTAAAGAACCTTCAAACAGTCTCCGCTTACAAACCGAGATAGAAAAGATCCCACAAAACATTCAGGTTATTACTAAAGATGCCATTGATAACCAAAACATCATTAACATGATGGAATCGGTTACCCGCAATGTCAGTGGTGCTCAAATGATTGAACACTGGGGACACTTTGCCCGTATAAATATGAGAGGCTTTAAACTACCGGCTTTCCGAAACGGAATGAACGTAGAACTGCCTTGGGGACCACTTTCTGAAGACATGTCGATGGTAGAACGCATTGAGTTTGTAAAAGGACCTTCAGGATTTATGATGTCGGCAGGTGAACCAGGAGGTTTTTACAATGTTGTTACTAAAAAACCAACTAAAAATAAGATCCGAGAATTGAGTTTTACTACCGGGAGTTACAACACCTATAGAGGAACTATCGACTTAGGTGGTGCTTTAAGTAAAGATGGTAAATTTCAATACCGCTTAAACGGTATGTATCAAAACCTGGAAAGTCAAAGAGAATTTGAAAAAAGCAACCGTTACAGTATTGTACCGTCTTTCCGTTATGAATTCTCAGATAACACTACGGTTACTACTGAAGTTACTTACCAAAAGGCCAAACAAATGATCGGGGCAGCCTATGTTTTTGCGCCTGCTTCAGCAGGTTACGGAAGTTTGGACAGAGATTTTTCAATCCTTGATAAGGATTTTCCAATGTCTACCATCGAAGAAGTCAGCTTTCTGACCAACATTACACATAAATTCAATGAAAACTGGTCTGTTGCCGGCCAATACATGATTATGCAATATAGCGGAACGGGAAGCAGTTTATGGGCTTACAGCATGGCTGAAAACGGAGACTTATTGCGCTATTTGAGTATCTGGGATGCTTTATCTACGAACCAATTGGCTCAAATTTATACAAACGGCACATTCAATACCGGTTTTATCAAACATAAAGTAATGGGTGGCATTGATTCCAGAAACTTAAGTTATTATGCGGACTGGGGACAATACGGATTAATTGATGATCCGGCAAATCCTTTCAACATTTATAATCCGGTCTACGGGAATGCCGTTTATCCTGAATTTGACCGTTCGCAATCTGTAAAAGAAAGAGGAGCGGCTAATCATCAGGGAGCGGATCTGTATTCGGCTTATGCTCAGGATGAATTGAATTTTTTAGACGAAAAGTTACGCTTAACAATTGCAACTCGTTATACAGAAGGTAAAACATTTGCTTACGGAGCCGAAAGTAAAGAAGCTCGTTTCACTCCCCGATTCGGTCTAAGCTACGATATTTTAAAAGGATTTACTGCCTATGCTTTATATGACCAATCCTTTGCACCGCAATACGGAGCAAGTGCCACCGGAGAAAAATTTGACCCGGTTCTGGGAACAGATATAGAAGGAGGTCTAAAAAAATCATGGTTCAAAGGCAAATTAAATACCGGATTGACCGTTTATCAAATTACCAAAGAAAATGTATTAGTAAACGATCCTGAAAACCCAAACTTCAGTATTCAGTTAGGTGAAATTCAATCTAAAGGAATTGAATTTGATATGCAAGGACAAATAACTCCGGAATTAAATATAATATTGAACTATGCTAATACTGATGTCGAGATCACTAAAGACTCTGATCCGGCTAATGTCGGTACCAAAGTCGCCGGATTTGCCAAACATATCACAAACGGCTGGATTAATTATAATTTCAAAAAAGACTCGTTCTTAAAAGGTTTCGGAATCTCCGCCGGATATCAATATCAGGTTGACAGATCTTCATGGAACTGGGGGGCGGACAATGAATCTGAATTACCGGATTATTTCAGACTGGACGGAGCTATCTCCTGGAAAAACCAACATTTTAGTGCTACTTTAACTATCAACAATATTTTAGATGAATACCTGTATAGCGGTTCTAATTACGGAACTTATCTATACTGGCAAAGTGAACCGGGAATCAATGGGAGGATCACAGTTGCCTACCGCTTTTAA